From Chelatococcus sp. YT9, a single genomic window includes:
- a CDS encoding UDP-N-acetylmuramoyl-L-alanyl-D-glutamate--2,6-diaminopimelate ligase, translated as MNTPVPEAARFLGDLIPGQFAESEARRAIAGLTADSRAVQPGFLFVAVPGTKADGLAFAGDAVRRGAVAIVGEGPRPAGIPADIAFAQVANVRRVLALAAARFYPRQPETIVAVTGTSGKSSVAEFTRQIFASLGHQAASLGTIGVVAPGGAVYGSLTTPDPVALHRTLDQLARDGVTHLAMEASSHGLDQHRLDGVRLTAGGFTNLGRDHLDYHPTVEAYLQAKLRLFTDLLPDGATVVVNADAPESRAVADVARARGLRLLSVGEAGVDLKLARIEQQGFDQMLSVSHGSGIAKVRLPLAGDFQASNALVAAGLAIATREDPHQVLAALEGVSGVKGRMERVATAKGALVIVDYAHKPDALDHVLTALRPYATGKLVVVFGAGGDRDQGKRPIMGRIAAERADVVIVTDDNPRSEDPATIRAAILAAAPGAREIGDRAEAIRTAVAELTAGDVLVIAGKGHETGQIIGTKTLPFSDHDAVTEAIAALRLP; from the coding sequence ATGAATACCCCTGTCCCAGAGGCCGCCAGATTCCTTGGCGACCTGATCCCCGGCCAGTTCGCGGAGAGTGAAGCCCGGCGCGCCATCGCCGGGCTTACTGCCGATTCCCGTGCCGTGCAGCCGGGGTTCCTGTTCGTCGCGGTACCCGGCACGAAGGCCGATGGCCTGGCCTTCGCCGGCGATGCAGTCCGGCGCGGTGCTGTCGCGATCGTGGGCGAGGGGCCACGGCCAGCGGGTATTCCGGCTGATATTGCGTTCGCGCAGGTCGCCAATGTTCGCCGTGTGCTGGCGCTCGCCGCGGCGCGCTTCTATCCGCGCCAGCCCGAGACGATCGTCGCGGTGACGGGAACGAGCGGCAAGAGTTCTGTCGCCGAGTTTACCCGGCAGATCTTCGCGTCGCTCGGGCACCAGGCCGCGAGCCTCGGCACGATCGGTGTCGTCGCGCCGGGCGGGGCCGTCTACGGCTCGCTGACCACGCCCGATCCGGTGGCGCTGCATCGCACGCTCGACCAGTTGGCCCGCGATGGTGTCACCCATCTCGCCATGGAAGCATCCTCCCATGGGCTCGACCAGCACAGGCTCGATGGCGTGAGGCTCACAGCCGGCGGCTTCACCAATCTCGGCCGAGACCATCTCGATTATCATCCGACAGTCGAAGCCTATCTTCAGGCGAAGCTGCGTCTCTTCACCGACCTCCTGCCGGACGGCGCAACCGTCGTCGTCAATGCTGACGCGCCCGAGTCCCGCGCCGTGGCCGATGTGGCTCGCGCACGGGGGCTGCGGCTGCTGAGCGTCGGTGAAGCCGGGGTGGACCTCAAGCTCGCAAGGATCGAGCAGCAAGGCTTTGACCAGATGCTCTCCGTCAGCCATGGCAGCGGCATCGCAAAGGTGCGTTTGCCGCTCGCCGGGGATTTCCAAGCCTCAAATGCCCTTGTCGCAGCCGGGCTCGCTATTGCGACCCGCGAGGATCCGCACCAGGTTCTCGCTGCGCTCGAAGGAGTTTCCGGCGTCAAGGGGCGGATGGAGAGGGTTGCGACCGCCAAGGGTGCGCTGGTCATTGTCGACTACGCGCATAAGCCGGACGCGCTCGACCATGTGCTGACGGCGCTGAGGCCCTATGCGACTGGCAAGCTCGTGGTGGTGTTCGGCGCGGGCGGCGATCGTGATCAAGGCAAGCGCCCGATCATGGGCCGCATCGCCGCCGAGCGGGCGGACGTCGTGATCGTCACCGACGACAATCCGCGCTCCGAGGATCCTGCCACCATCCGTGCGGCCATACTCGCCGCGGCACCGGGCGCACGCGAAATCGGTGATCGTGCGGAGGCGATCCGCACAGCCGTCGCCGAACTCACGGCAGGCGATGTGCTCGTTATTGCCGGCAAAGGCCATGAAACGGGCCAGATCATCGGCACAAAGACATTGCCCTTCTCCGATCACGACGCCGTGACCGAAGCCATTGCCGCGTTGAGGCTGCCATGA
- a CDS encoding UDP-N-acetylmuramoylalanyl-D-glutamyl-2,6-diaminopimelate--D-alanyl-D-alanine ligase produces MNATTSATMTTSKPLWTGAELTKAMGARVEGNAPGAIGGVSIDTRTLAPGDVYFSIRGDVHDGHAFVADAFRKGAAAAVVDEAHVAELAGAGPMMVVPDVLRGLENAARASRARALGRFVAVTGSVGKTSTKEALRLALGSQGEVHASAASYNNHWGVPLSLARMPAASDFGVFEIGMSAPGEIVPLTHMVRPDVAVVTTVAPVHLEFFPSIAAIADAKGEVFLGLEPGGVAIINRDIGEFGRLKSHAMASPAGRIITFGEHDEADVRARRIIAQADCTVVDATVFGVPVAYRIGSPGRHIALNSLAVLATVKALGGDLALAALALSELAPPVGRGERTRLAVAGGEVLLIDESYNANPASMRAAIEALGQSDIGFRGRRIAVLADMLELGAESERLHEALVETLEENAIDVVFAAGPAMKSLWHHLPMNLRGSYASAPAELEATVTTALRAGDVVMIKGSNGTRISRLVTALKGRFADTAPATVKA; encoded by the coding sequence ATGAATGCGACGACGAGTGCGACGATGACGACGTCCAAGCCCCTGTGGACCGGTGCGGAACTGACCAAAGCCATGGGCGCGCGCGTCGAGGGCAATGCCCCCGGCGCTATCGGCGGCGTGTCGATCGACACGCGCACCTTGGCGCCCGGCGACGTCTATTTTTCCATTCGTGGTGATGTGCATGACGGCCACGCCTTTGTCGCGGACGCATTCCGCAAGGGAGCGGCAGCGGCCGTCGTCGACGAAGCCCATGTAGCCGAACTTGCTGGCGCTGGCCCGATGATGGTCGTGCCCGATGTGCTGCGCGGCCTCGAGAATGCCGCCCGGGCATCCCGCGCACGAGCGTTGGGCCGTTTTGTCGCCGTTACGGGGTCGGTCGGCAAGACCAGCACCAAGGAGGCGCTCCGCCTCGCGCTGGGCTCTCAGGGTGAGGTGCACGCGTCGGCAGCGTCCTATAACAACCACTGGGGCGTGCCGCTCTCGCTCGCGCGTATGCCGGCGGCGAGCGACTTTGGTGTCTTCGAGATCGGCATGAGCGCTCCTGGCGAGATCGTGCCACTGACCCATATGGTTCGTCCTGATGTGGCCGTCGTGACCACGGTGGCTCCGGTCCATCTTGAATTCTTTCCCTCGATCGCGGCTATCGCTGATGCCAAGGGCGAGGTGTTTCTCGGCCTGGAACCGGGCGGCGTCGCGATCATCAATCGGGATATCGGCGAATTTGGACGGTTGAAGTCCCATGCCATGGCATCGCCCGCCGGGCGGATCATCACCTTTGGGGAGCACGACGAGGCGGACGTGCGGGCGCGCCGCATCATCGCTCAGGCGGATTGCACGGTCGTCGACGCGACGGTCTTCGGCGTGCCTGTCGCCTATCGGATCGGCAGCCCTGGCCGGCATATCGCGCTCAACAGCCTCGCGGTGCTCGCGACCGTCAAAGCGCTCGGCGGTGATCTAGCGCTGGCAGCGCTGGCCCTTTCGGAACTCGCTCCCCCCGTTGGCCGCGGCGAGCGCACGCGGCTGGCGGTTGCTGGCGGCGAGGTGCTCCTCATCGACGAGAGTTACAATGCCAATCCGGCCTCCATGCGCGCGGCGATCGAGGCCCTTGGGCAGTCTGATATCGGGTTTCGGGGGCGCCGCATCGCCGTGCTCGCCGACATGCTGGAACTGGGCGCCGAGAGCGAACGGCTGCATGAAGCCCTTGTGGAGACGCTCGAGGAGAACGCCATTGATGTCGTCTTCGCAGCGGGCCCAGCCATGAAAAGTCTCTGGCATCATTTGCCCATGAACCTGCGCGGCTCCTATGCGTCTGCACCCGCGGAACTGGAGGCCACGGTCACGACGGCGCTCCGGGCCGGCGACGTCGTCATGATCAAGGGCTCGAATGGAACACGCATATCCCGGCTCGTTACGGCCTTGAAAGGCCGTTTCGCGGATACTGCTCCCGCCACGGTCAAGGCATAG
- the mraY gene encoding phospho-N-acetylmuramoyl-pentapeptide-transferase, with protein sequence MFTWLAEFSGTFSALNVFRYITFRAGGATATALFFVFMFGPWLISLLRVKQGKGQPIRVDGPQSHLAKRGTPTMGGLMILSGIIVSTLLWGNLANPYVWIVLFVTVGFGAIGFYDDYLKVTKQSHKGFSGRSRLAIEAAIAGVACLALIYASKGALPPAREYLATSIAIPFFKDLLLDIGYLFVIFGGFVIVASGNAVNLTDGLDGLAIVPVMIAAATFGMIAYLVGNAIFANYLQINFVPGTGELAVICGALIGAGIGFLWFNAPPAQIFMGDTGSLALGGLLGTVAVAVKHEIVLAIVGGLFVLEALSVIIQVASFKLTGKRVFKMAPIHHHFEQLGWTEPQVVIRFWIISVVLALIGLSSLKLR encoded by the coding sequence ATGTTCACCTGGCTCGCGGAGTTCTCCGGTACCTTCTCCGCCCTCAACGTCTTCCGTTACATCACCTTCCGTGCCGGTGGCGCGACGGCTACAGCCTTGTTCTTCGTCTTCATGTTCGGGCCGTGGCTGATCTCGCTGCTCAGGGTGAAGCAGGGCAAGGGTCAGCCGATCCGCGTGGATGGTCCGCAGTCGCATCTGGCCAAGCGTGGCACGCCGACCATGGGTGGCCTGATGATCCTCTCCGGCATCATCGTCTCGACGCTGCTCTGGGGCAATCTCGCCAATCCCTATGTGTGGATCGTGCTGTTCGTCACGGTCGGCTTCGGCGCGATCGGCTTCTATGACGACTATCTCAAGGTCACCAAGCAGTCCCATAAAGGCTTTTCCGGTCGCTCGCGGCTCGCCATCGAGGCGGCTATCGCGGGGGTGGCCTGCCTTGCTCTCATCTATGCCAGCAAGGGCGCGCTTCCGCCGGCGCGCGAGTATCTTGCGACCTCGATCGCCATTCCCTTCTTCAAGGATCTGCTGCTCGACATCGGTTATCTGTTCGTCATCTTCGGCGGTTTCGTCATCGTTGCCTCCGGCAACGCGGTGAACCTCACCGACGGCCTTGACGGCCTCGCCATCGTGCCGGTCATGATCGCGGCGGCGACCTTCGGCATGATCGCCTATCTCGTCGGCAACGCGATCTTCGCCAACTACCTGCAGATCAATTTCGTGCCGGGCACCGGCGAGCTCGCGGTCATCTGCGGCGCCCTGATTGGCGCCGGCATCGGCTTCCTCTGGTTCAACGCGCCGCCCGCCCAGATCTTCATGGGCGACACCGGCTCCCTCGCGCTCGGCGGGCTGCTCGGCACCGTGGCGGTTGCGGTGAAGCACGAGATCGTGCTCGCCATTGTGGGCGGCCTCTTCGTGCTCGAGGCGCTCTCGGTCATCATCCAGGTCGCGTCCTTCAAGCTCACTGGCAAGCGCGTCTTCAAGATGGCGCCGATCCACCACCATTTCGAACAGCTCGGCTGGACGGAGCCGCAGGTGGTGATCCGCTTCTGGATCATCTCCGTGGTACTCGCCCTGATCGGCTTGTCGTCGCTCAAGCTGCGGTGA
- the murD gene encoding UDP-N-acetylmuramoyl-L-alanine--D-glutamate ligase gives MIPVTSFAGKRVAVFGLGGSGLVTAEALIAGGADVVAWDDGEAGRSKAAGAGVPVADLNSEDWSRIAALVLAPGVPLTHPEPHWSARLAQAAGVEIIGDIELFCRERAKVAPDAPFIAITGTNGKSTTTALTAHILKAAGRDVQMGGNIGRAILSLDPLTPDRVYVIECSSFQIDLAPSLAPTIGVLLNLTPDHLDRHGTMENYAAIKERLVAKAKLAVIGIDDDYTAAIAARRAEMERPVVEISAVHLLTDGLHAEGTRLFRNGDQPVVDLAGHGSLRGQHNAQNAAAAFAVTLALGLDAPTIAGAIASFVGLAHRMEEVGRIGATLFINDSKATNADSTEKALAAFPGGIHWIVGGKPKEGGIEPLTAYFPRIAHAYLIGVSSDDFAATLDGRVPFTRCETLENALAVAAANAGQSADVQPVVLLSPACASYDQFPNFEARGNRFRDLVLSLPGLIPASSNKGH, from the coding sequence ATGATCCCGGTCACCTCCTTTGCAGGCAAGCGCGTCGCGGTCTTCGGTCTTGGCGGGTCGGGGCTTGTCACGGCTGAAGCCCTGATCGCCGGCGGCGCCGATGTGGTGGCTTGGGACGACGGGGAGGCCGGACGCTCCAAGGCCGCCGGGGCCGGCGTTCCGGTGGCAGACCTCAATTCCGAGGACTGGAGCCGGATCGCCGCGCTCGTCCTGGCGCCCGGCGTGCCGCTGACACATCCCGAGCCCCACTGGAGCGCCAGACTTGCCCAAGCGGCGGGTGTCGAGATCATCGGCGATATCGAGCTGTTCTGCCGCGAGCGCGCCAAGGTGGCGCCTGACGCGCCTTTCATCGCCATCACCGGCACCAACGGCAAGTCGACGACGACCGCGCTGACCGCCCATATCCTGAAGGCGGCGGGGCGCGACGTGCAGATGGGCGGCAATATCGGCCGGGCGATCCTGTCGCTCGATCCGCTGACGCCCGACCGCGTCTACGTCATCGAATGCTCGTCCTTCCAGATCGATCTCGCGCCGTCGCTCGCGCCGACGATCGGTGTGCTGCTCAACCTCACGCCGGACCATCTCGACCGCCACGGCACGATGGAGAACTACGCCGCCATCAAGGAGCGGCTGGTGGCGAAGGCAAAGCTGGCGGTGATCGGGATTGACGACGATTACACGGCGGCCATTGCGGCGCGGCGTGCTGAGATGGAGCGGCCAGTCGTCGAAATCAGTGCGGTTCATCTGCTGACCGATGGCCTGCACGCCGAAGGAACTCGTCTTTTCCGCAATGGGGATCAACCTGTCGTCGATCTCGCCGGGCACGGCTCCTTGCGCGGCCAGCACAATGCGCAGAACGCGGCGGCGGCTTTCGCCGTGACACTCGCGCTTGGCCTCGACGCACCAACGATAGCCGGCGCCATCGCCAGCTTTGTCGGGCTGGCCCATCGGATGGAAGAGGTTGGGCGCATCGGTGCGACGCTCTTCATCAATGATTCCAAAGCCACCAACGCCGATTCCACCGAGAAGGCCCTGGCGGCTTTCCCCGGCGGCATTCATTGGATCGTGGGCGGCAAGCCCAAGGAGGGCGGCATCGAGCCCTTGACCGCGTATTTTCCACGCATCGCCCACGCCTATCTCATCGGCGTATCGAGCGACGATTTCGCCGCGACGCTCGATGGCCGGGTGCCGTTCACGCGTTGCGAGACGCTGGAGAATGCGCTCGCCGTTGCCGCCGCGAATGCCGGGCAATCCGCGGACGTGCAGCCCGTGGTGCTTCTCTCCCCGGCCTGCGCCTCCTACGACCAGTTTCCGAATTTTGAGGCGCGCGGCAATCGCTTCCGCGACCTGGTTCTCTCCCTGCCCGGTCTCATCCCGGCCAGCAGCAACAAGGGACATTGA
- the ftsW gene encoding putative lipid II flippase FtsW, translated as MTSRAERTLVGEWWWTVDRSILVAIAVLMVAGLVFLMGGGPPVAERLGLSTFHFVSRQIVYLAPAIALMIAVSFLSPRYVRRAALLVYLGGIVMVIAALYLGPEVKGSRRWLNLAGMTIQPSEFVKPAFVVLTAWLFAEGSRRRDVPGTLLAMLILPVTIVPLILQPDIGQTMLVSIVWGCLFFTAGLHIFWVAGIGGIGLFGLFVAYELIPHVRDRISRFMDKEAGDTFQVDTALEAFAQGGWLGKGPGEGTVKRILPDAHTDFIFAVTAEEFGILICIALVCLFGFIVLRGLYLAQRNEEPFCRLAVTGLVTLFGIQACINMMVNVHLIPAKGMTLPFISYGGSSLLSLAIGMGFLIALTRKRPRAEILDRITPSHRPANRSYGSRTAQDV; from the coding sequence ATGACCTCACGCGCTGAACGCACCCTTGTCGGCGAATGGTGGTGGACCGTCGATCGCTCGATCCTGGTCGCGATCGCGGTATTGATGGTGGCCGGTCTCGTGTTCCTCATGGGGGGCGGCCCCCCGGTGGCCGAGCGCCTTGGCCTATCGACGTTCCATTTCGTCAGCCGGCAAATCGTCTATCTGGCGCCTGCCATCGCGCTGATGATCGCGGTCTCGTTTCTGTCGCCGCGCTATGTCAGGCGGGCGGCGCTCCTCGTCTATCTCGGCGGCATCGTCATGGTGATCGCCGCGCTCTATCTCGGGCCGGAAGTGAAGGGCTCGCGTCGCTGGCTCAACCTGGCCGGCATGACCATCCAGCCGTCGGAGTTTGTGAAGCCGGCGTTTGTTGTTCTTACCGCCTGGCTATTCGCAGAGGGTAGCCGGCGTCGCGATGTGCCCGGCACGCTTCTCGCCATGCTCATCCTGCCGGTGACGATCGTCCCGCTGATCCTGCAGCCGGATATCGGCCAGACCATGCTGGTCTCCATCGTCTGGGGCTGCCTTTTCTTCACCGCGGGCCTGCACATCTTCTGGGTCGCGGGCATCGGCGGCATCGGCCTCTTCGGCTTGTTCGTCGCCTATGAGCTTATCCCCCACGTGCGCGATCGCATCTCGCGCTTTATGGACAAGGAAGCCGGCGACACCTTCCAGGTCGATACGGCGCTGGAGGCTTTCGCCCAAGGTGGCTGGCTCGGCAAGGGGCCGGGCGAGGGCACGGTCAAGCGCATCCTGCCGGACGCCCATACCGACTTCATCTTCGCGGTGACCGCCGAGGAATTCGGCATTCTGATCTGCATTGCGCTGGTTTGCCTGTTCGGCTTCATTGTCCTGCGTGGCCTCTATCTCGCGCAACGGAACGAGGAGCCATTCTGCCGCCTTGCCGTCACCGGCCTCGTCACCCTGTTCGGCATCCAGGCCTGCATCAACATGATGGTGAATGTGCATCTCATTCCCGCCAAGGGCATGACGCTGCCGTTCATCTCCTACGGCGGGTCCTCGCTGCTGTCGCTCGCCATCGGCATGGGGTTTCTCATCGCCCTGACCCGGAAGCGCCCCCGCGCTGAGATCCTCGACCGCATCACTCCGAGCCACAGGCCCGCCAATCGGTCCTATGGCAGCAGGACGGCCCAGGATGTCTGA
- the murG gene encoding undecaprenyldiphospho-muramoylpentapeptide beta-N-acetylglucosaminyltransferase, with amino-acid sequence MSETSVTPRRDASLVLLAAGGTGGHLFPAQALAGVLASRGIRVELATDERAATYAGDFPAEKVHVIPSATPSRRSVPVALKAALTLARGIWKARALVREIRPAVVVGFGGYPSVPPLLGASFAGTPTIIHEQNAVLGRANRFLAPRATAIATGFTTVGGLTDGLKGKATQTGNPIRPAVLEAAKTPFPPLAEDGVLHLLVTGGSQGARVMSDIVPAAIARLSEADRSRLSIVQQARAEDAVRVEEAYRALGVRAEIAPFFKDLPARIADAHLVIGRAGASTVAELAIIGRPSILVPLPGALDQDQAANAATLGKLGAATVILQEAFTPERLAAEISERLVAPGLLTQAAEAAKSAGIPDSADRLADLVVRVGHIDSALETRP; translated from the coding sequence ATGTCTGAAACGTCTGTGACGCCACGGCGCGACGCGTCCCTCGTCCTGCTGGCGGCCGGCGGGACGGGCGGGCATCTTTTTCCAGCGCAGGCGCTTGCGGGGGTTCTGGCGTCACGCGGCATCCGGGTGGAACTCGCGACCGATGAGCGGGCCGCCACTTACGCCGGCGACTTTCCGGCAGAGAAAGTCCATGTCATTCCGTCGGCGACGCCCTCGCGGCGATCCGTTCCAGTTGCGCTCAAGGCAGCGCTCACGCTTGCCCGCGGCATCTGGAAGGCGAGGGCGCTCGTGCGCGAGATCCGGCCTGCCGTCGTGGTAGGCTTCGGTGGCTACCCGTCCGTACCTCCCTTGCTTGGCGCATCCTTCGCCGGCACCCCGACGATCATCCACGAGCAGAACGCCGTGCTGGGCCGTGCCAACCGCTTTCTGGCACCCCGTGCGACGGCTATCGCCACAGGCTTCACCACGGTGGGCGGGTTGACGGATGGCCTGAAGGGCAAGGCGACGCAGACCGGTAATCCCATCCGGCCGGCGGTGCTCGAGGCAGCCAAGACGCCTTTCCCACCCCTCGCCGAAGACGGCGTGCTGCATTTGCTCGTCACCGGCGGCAGCCAGGGCGCGCGCGTGATGAGCGACATCGTGCCGGCGGCGATCGCAAGGCTGTCGGAAGCGGATCGTAGCCGGCTATCCATTGTCCAGCAGGCGCGCGCCGAGGATGCCGTCCGGGTGGAGGAGGCCTATCGCGCGTTGGGCGTCCGGGCTGAGATTGCGCCCTTCTTCAAGGATCTGCCGGCGCGCATCGCTGACGCCCATCTCGTGATCGGCCGGGCCGGAGCGTCCACGGTGGCCGAACTCGCGATCATCGGACGCCCGTCGATCCTGGTGCCTTTGCCGGGGGCGCTTGATCAGGACCAGGCGGCGAATGCCGCGACGCTTGGCAAACTGGGCGCTGCAACGGTTATCCTCCAGGAGGCTTTCACCCCCGAGCGCCTCGCTGCGGAGATTTCGGAGCGCCTTGTTGCGCCCGGACTCTTGACCCAAGCCGCCGAAGCGGCGAAGAGCGCCGGTATCCCTGATTCGGCCGACCGACTCGCCGACCTCGTCGTCCGCGTTGGCCATATCGATTCCGCATTGGAGACCCGCCCATGA
- the murC gene encoding UDP-N-acetylmuramate--L-alanine ligase codes for MKLPRELGPIHFIGIGGIGMSGIAEVLLNLGYTVQGSDAGDNANVKRLRDKGAKTFLGHAADNLGDAEVVVVSTAIQRDNPELAAAREKRLPVVRRAEMLAELMRLKTCVAIAGTHGKTTTTSIVATLLDAGNFDPTVINGGIINAYGTNARLGAGDWMVVEADESDGTFLKLPADVAIVTNIDAEHLDHFKTFDAVKAAFRSFVENIPFYGFAVMCIDHPVVQDLVGHIQDRRVITYGENPQADVRLVIDDLTGGKSQFIVIIRDRKTGAKVVIDDLVMPMPGHHNALNATAAIAVAYELGMPPEAIRKALASFGGVKRRFTRTGEWNGVTVFDDYGHHPVEIAAVLKAARASTKGQVIAVMQPHRYSRLSSLFDGFCTCFNDADAVIVAPVYAAGEQPIPGADRDSLVAGMKARGHRNVLALPEPAALAGMVRELAKPGDYVVCLGAGTITGWAYALPDELAAGDAA; via the coding sequence ATGAAGTTGCCTCGTGAGCTTGGCCCGATCCATTTCATAGGCATTGGCGGGATCGGCATGTCCGGGATCGCGGAGGTGCTCCTCAACCTCGGCTACACCGTTCAAGGATCGGACGCTGGCGACAACGCCAATGTGAAGCGGCTGCGTGACAAGGGCGCGAAGACCTTTCTCGGCCATGCCGCCGACAACCTCGGCGACGCTGAGGTGGTCGTGGTGTCCACCGCCATCCAGCGAGATAATCCCGAGCTCGCGGCGGCCCGCGAGAAACGGCTGCCGGTCGTGCGGCGGGCGGAGATGCTCGCTGAGCTGATGCGGCTGAAGACCTGCGTGGCGATCGCCGGCACCCACGGCAAGACGACGACGACCTCCATCGTCGCAACGCTCCTCGATGCGGGCAATTTCGACCCGACGGTGATCAACGGCGGCATCATCAACGCCTACGGCACCAATGCCCGGCTCGGCGCCGGCGATTGGATGGTCGTGGAGGCGGACGAGTCGGACGGCACCTTTCTCAAGCTGCCGGCGGATGTCGCCATCGTCACCAATATCGACGCCGAGCATCTCGATCATTTCAAGACGTTCGACGCGGTGAAGGCGGCTTTCCGCTCCTTCGTCGAGAATATCCCCTTCTACGGCTTTGCCGTGATGTGCATTGACCATCCCGTGGTGCAGGATCTTGTCGGTCATATCCAGGATCGCCGCGTCATTACCTATGGCGAGAACCCGCAAGCCGACGTGCGCCTCGTCATCGACGACCTGACCGGCGGCAAGAGCCAGTTCATCGTGATCATCCGCGATCGCAAGACGGGCGCGAAGGTGGTCATCGACGATCTCGTCATGCCGATGCCCGGCCATCACAACGCACTCAACGCCACGGCAGCCATCGCGGTGGCCTATGAGCTCGGCATGCCGCCGGAGGCAATCCGCAAGGCGTTGGCTTCGTTCGGCGGGGTGAAGCGACGCTTCACGCGCACGGGCGAATGGAACGGGGTCACCGTCTTCGACGACTACGGCCATCACCCGGTGGAGATCGCCGCAGTGCTCAAGGCGGCGCGCGCCTCGACCAAGGGGCAGGTCATCGCCGTCATGCAGCCGCATCGCTATAGCCGGCTTTCGTCGCTCTTCGACGGCTTCTGCACCTGTTTCAACGACGCGGATGCGGTCATCGTCGCGCCGGTCTATGCCGCCGGCGAGCAGCCAATACCGGGGGCCGATCGAGACAGTCTGGTGGCGGGCATGAAGGCGCGCGGACACCGCAATGTGCTGGCGCTCCCAGAGCCCGCCGCGCTCGCCGGCATGGTGCGCGAACTCGCCAAGCCCGGTGATTACGTCGTCTGCCTCGGCGCCGGCACCATCACGGGTTGGGCCTATGCTCTGCCTGACGAACTCGCGGCGGGGGATGCTGCGTGA
- the murB gene encoding UDP-N-acetylmuramate dehydrogenase produces the protein MTSPLGAPFPDITGDLRAIQGLRGKLEANAPMAPLSWFRTGGPAQVLFTPVDEDDLSLFLAQAPRELPLVVIGLGSNLLVRDGGVPGIVIRLGKGFGEIAVEDDHHVRAGAAAPDVKVARVAAEAGIDGLAFLRGIPGAIGGALRMNGGAYGGETSDALVKARALDRTGARHELTAAEMGFSYRHCDAPEDFIFVEGVFAGRPGDPAEILARMNAITEARASSQPVNTRTGGSTFKNPAGAKAWELVDRVGGRGLKQGMAQVSEMHCNFLVNLGGATAADIEGLGEELRRRVRETAGVELEWEIRRIGLAV, from the coding sequence ATGACATCCCCTCTCGGTGCACCTTTTCCTGACATTACCGGCGATCTGAGGGCTATCCAGGGCTTGCGGGGCAAGCTGGAGGCCAATGCGCCGATGGCGCCCTTGTCCTGGTTTCGCACGGGCGGGCCTGCACAGGTTCTGTTCACGCCAGTCGACGAGGATGATCTGTCGCTGTTTCTGGCGCAGGCCCCGCGCGAATTGCCCCTCGTCGTCATCGGTCTCGGATCCAATCTTCTCGTCCGTGACGGCGGGGTGCCGGGCATTGTTATTCGCCTCGGCAAAGGCTTCGGCGAGATCGCGGTGGAGGATGATCACCATGTGCGTGCCGGCGCGGCTGCGCCTGACGTCAAGGTGGCGCGGGTCGCGGCTGAGGCTGGCATCGACGGGCTCGCTTTCCTCCGCGGTATTCCGGGCGCGATCGGTGGTGCTCTGCGCATGAACGGCGGCGCCTATGGCGGCGAGACGTCGGATGCGCTGGTCAAGGCGCGTGCGCTCGACCGGACGGGGGCTCGCCACGAATTGACCGCTGCTGAGATGGGATTTTCCTACCGGCACTGCGATGCGCCAGAGGACTTCATCTTCGTCGAAGGAGTATTCGCCGGCCGTCCCGGCGACCCCGCCGAGATTCTGGCGCGGATGAATGCGATCACGGAGGCGAGGGCTTCCTCGCAGCCGGTGAATACACGCACTGGCGGATCGACCTTCAAAAATCCTGCTGGCGCCAAGGCCTGGGAACTCGTCGACCGGGTTGGCGGACGCGGCCTCAAGCAGGGCATGGCGCAGGTTTCAGAGATGCATTGCAACTTCCTCGTCAATCTCGGCGGCGCGACGGCGGCCGATATCGAGGGACTGGGCGAGGAACTGCGGCGGCGTGTGCGTGAAACGGCGGGCGTCGAGCTCGAATGGGAAATCAGGCGCATCGGACTGGCGGTTTAA